The following are from one region of the Periophthalmus magnuspinnatus isolate fPerMag1 chromosome 5, fPerMag1.2.pri, whole genome shotgun sequence genome:
- the LOC117371156 gene encoding olfactomedin-like protein 3A, whose protein sequence is MRPSLLLLLLSLACLANTQHQALIDYLERRLLAIEDRISLWQEQTARYASDLRELKVQMVSQLEALDKEKEGLRIHLDSVGTRVDRVERELDYLETQTGAQPCVDVDDKLIEQQVSLVQEKHKNKYYQLSDCTDMISSIKAMKILKRVGGPKGVWTKDTGLNSGKIYIFNSTDQDTVYEFSSVQDFTRSTGLTLSKKLKLPMAFKGTGQVVYKNFAYYVSETEDKIVKFDLTSALMTDSAILPFQDFIPVYTLNSETLIDLAVDEEGLWAIYATRQADQYISLAKMDVKSLDIEQMWDTNCPRENAEAGFVICGTLYVVYNTQTPGRSRVQCVFDVNGLVSSDEAPLVYFPKRYGAHASLKYNPQEALLYAWDDGYQILYKLELKKKLEI, encoded by the exons ATGAGACCctcactgctgctcctgctgctgagTCTAGCCTGCCTCGCCAACACTCAACACCAGGCTCTCATAGACTACTTAGAGAGACGGCTGCTGGCCATAGAG GACCGCATCTCACTGTGGCAGGAGCAGACGGCGCGTTATGCCTCAGACCTGCGAGAGCTGAAGGTGCAGATGGTGTCTCAGTTGGAGGCCTTGgacaaagagaaggaggggCTGAGGATCCACCTGGACTCTGTGGGGACCAGGGTGGACCGCGTGGAGCGAGAGCTGGACTATCTGGAGACTCAGACCGGAGCACAGCCCTGTGTCGACGTCGACGACAAACTCATCGAGCAACAAGTGTCTCTAGTGCAGGAGAAACACAAGAACAAGTACTACCAGCTCTCAG ACTGCACTGACATGATCTCCAGCATCAAAGCCATGAAGATCCTGAAGCGTGTGGGCGGGCCTAAGGGAGTCTGGACCAAAGACACAGGCCTAAACTCGGGTAAAATTTATATATTCAACAGCACTGATCAAGACACTGTTTACGAGTTCAGTTCTGTGCAAGACTTCACCCGCTCCACTGGTTTAACCCTGTCCAAAAAACTCAAACTCCCCATGGCTTTCAAAGGAACTGGCCAGGTCGTTTACAAGAATTTCGCCTACTATGTGAGCGAAACGGAAGATAAAATTGTTAAGTTTGACTTGACTAGCGCTCTGATGACGGACAGCGCAATTTTACCATTTCAAGACTTCATTCCCGTGTACACCTTAAATTCTGAAACGCTCATCGACTTGGCAGTGGACGAAGAGGGGCTTTGGGCGATCTATGCCACGAGACAAGCTGATCAGTATATTTCTTTAGCTAAAATGGATGTGAAATCGTTGGATATAGAGCAGATGTGGGACACGAACTGCCCGAGGGAGAATGCGGAGGCCGGGTTTGTGATCTGTGGGACTCTTTATGTGGTTTATAACACGCAGACGCCAGGACGATCCAGAGTGCAGTGCGTTTTCGATGTGAACGGACTCGTGAGCAGTGATGAAGCGCCGCTTGTTTATTTCCCCAAACGCTACGGAGCACACGCCAGTCTTAAGTACAACCCACAGGAGGCTCTGCTGTACGCGTGGGATGATGGGTACCAGATCCTCTACAAACTGGAGCTAAAGAAAAAACTAGAGATTTAA
- the LOC117371157 gene encoding cyclin-dependent kinase 2, giving the protein MDTFQKVEKIGEGTYGVVYKAKNKVTGETVALKKIRLDTETEGVPSTAIREISLLKELSHPNIVKLRDVIHTENKLYLVFEFLHQDLKKFMDSSSVTGIPLPLVKSYLFQLLQGLAFCHSHRVLHRDLKPQNLLINAQGEIKLADFGLARAFGVPVRTYTHEVVTLWYRAPEILLGCKYYSTAVDIWSLGCIFAEMITRRALFPGDSEIDQLFRIFRTLGTPDETVWPGVTSMPDYKPSFPKWARQDLAKVVPLLDEDGRELLGEMLTYDPNKRISAKNALVHRFFRDVTMPVPHLRL; this is encoded by the exons ATGGATACGTTTCAGAAAGTGGAAAAGATTGGAGAAGGCACGTACGGAGTGGTTTATAAGGCAAAGAACAAAGTGACCGGTGAAACTGTCGCGTTGAAGAAAATCAGACTTGATAC GGAAACAGAAGGCGTCCCCAGCACCGCAATAAGAGAAATCTCTCTCCTCAAAGAGCTCAGCCACCCCAATATTGTCAA gctTCGAGATGTGATCCACACAGAGAACAAACTTTACCTGGTGTTTGAGTTTCTTCATCAGGATCTGAAGAAGTTCATGGACTCTTCCTCAGTCACAGGGATCCCTCTGCCTCTGGTCAAG AGTTACCTGTTCCAGCTGCTGCAGGGCCTGGCGTTCTGTCATTCTCACAGAGTCCTGCACAGAGACCTGAAGCCTCAGAACCTGCTCATCAACGCTCAGGGAGAAATCAAACTGGCCGACTTCGGTTTGGCCCGAGCTTTTGGGGTCCCTGtgcgcacatacacacacgag GTGGTGACCCTGTGGTACAGAGCTCCCGAGATCCTCCTCGGGTGTAAATATTACTCCACAGCTGTCGACATCTGGAGCCTTGGCTGCATCTTTGCTGAAATG ATTACCAGGAGGGCCTTGTTCCCAGGAGACTCGGAGATAGATCAGCTGTTCAGGATTTTCCGGACTTTGGGGACTCCGGACGAGACGGTGTGGCCCGGAGTGACCTCGATGCCTGACTACAAACCCTCGTTTCCCAAATGGGCGCGGCAGGATCTGGCCAAAGTGGTGCCTCTGCTGGACGAGGACGGAAGGGAACTGCTTGGA GAAATGTTGACCTATGACCCCAACAAGAGGATATCTGCCAAGAACGCTCTGGTACACCGCTTTTTCAGAGACGTAACAATGCCAGTGCCGCACCTCAGACTCTGA
- the LOC129456253 gene encoding LOW QUALITY PROTEIN: melanocyte protein PMEL-like (The sequence of the model RefSeq protein was modified relative to this genomic sequence to represent the inferred CDS: inserted 1 base in 1 codon), translating into MTTRILILQLLVLVAVTASHGRQRSQFTRFRSWNTRMYPAWKEGDPRFRNCWKGGNVTFELKNDAPTLSGAKATFNINLNFPSNQTVLSNGTVVWAQNCTVDGQQYQAGQPVYPDTQGTAMFPDGTPXRAQRRPQKYVYVWKTWGRFWQVADGPSSSLSIGTENIPMGSYDMELVIYHQRGKSNFIPLGYASSRFTITVYIPQSLQLHPRGRPAGDTAESMMFKDKAHVQDKGYLTTYGASKDTLTKGEKLHWLCCARQHAESGSDEPNLLLPPSSEAPTDAGLSLLDEDAGAHECSACVWREQSKVLRLETIKSQILSKLRLKQAPNISREVVNQLLPKAPPLQQLLDHHDFQGDASSQDEFMEEDEYHATTESVITMASERTYIFTRIFNVL; encoded by the exons ATGACGACTAGGATTctaatactacaactgctgGTGCTTGTGGCCGTGACTGCCTCCCATGGAA GGCAGAGGTCACAGTTCACTCGGTTTCGCTCCTGGAACACTCGGATGTACCCAGCCTGGAAAGAGGGAGACCCCAGGTTCAGAAACTGCTGGAAAG GCGGTAATGTGACGTTTGAGCTGAAGAATGATGCCCCGACTCTGAGTGGAGCCAAAGCCACTTTCAACATCAACTTAAACTTTCCCTCAAACCAAACTGTGCTCTCCAACGGGACAGTGGTGTGGGCACAGAACTGCACTGTGGATG GGCAGCAGTACCAGGCAGGGCAGCCCGTGTACCCAGACACTCAGGGCACAGCCATGTTCCCCGACGGGACCC TCAGAGCCCAGAGACGCCCTCAGAAATACGTCTATGTGTGGAAGACATGGG GTCGTTTCTGGCAGGTAGCAGACGggccctcctcatccctctccaTCGGGACAGAGAACATTCCTATGGGCTCCTACGACATGGAGCTGGTGATCTACCACCAGAGAGGAAAGTCCAACTTCATCCCCCTGGGCTACGCCTCCTCCAGGTTCACCATCACCG tctATATCCCACAATCTCTACAGCTGCACCCCCGAGGTCGTCCAGCAGGTGACACTGCTGAGTCAATGATGTTCAAA GATAAGGCACACGTCCAAGACAAGGGATATTTAACGACCTACGGTGCATCAAAAGACACACTAACAAAAGGAGAAAAGTTGCACTGGCTCTGCTGCGCGCGTCAACATGCCGAG TCTGGGAGCGACGAGCCCAATCTGCTGCTGCCTCCATCCAGTGAAGCACCCACGGACGCCGGCTTGTCTCTGCTGGATGAGGACGCAGGCGCTCACGAGTGCTCGGCGTGCGTGTGGAGGGAGCAGAGCAAAGTGCTGAGACTGGAGACCATCAAGTCACAAATCCTAAGCAAATTGCGCCTAAAGCAAGCGCCCAACATCAGCCGCGAAGTGGTCAACCAGCTGCTGCCCAAAGCGCCGCCGCTGCAGCAGCTCCTGGACCATCACGACTTCCAGGGGGACGCATCCTCCCAGGACGAGTTCATGGAGGAAGACGAGTACCATGCCACCACGGAGTCGGTCATCACCATGGCGTCCGAGCGTACGTACATCTTTACGCGCATATTTAATGTTCTATAA